In one window of Hyla sarda isolate aHylSar1 chromosome 1, aHylSar1.hap1, whole genome shotgun sequence DNA:
- the LRRC70 gene encoding leucine-rich repeat-containing protein 70 has protein sequence MSSKQRDVHRCESFLIPLRLCLCGYVFMLLLQERVLCCPATCHICLEKQVNCKSVGLTTIPRNFPNTTTLIYLSGNNITNISPNELSDLKDLALLYLDNSNISYIHPKAFSSLKKLYLLHLNHNDIQRLDISVFDGLVNLHYLYLQQNQIHLLPQGLFGHLKSVRRLDLQKNKIDVLSSDTFFGMFNLHTLNLANNNISQIYDSAWRHLENLENLNLEGNRLMQVPSNALGLLKGLKRLFLSNNQIGSIQNFAFPGLNSLQYLYLENANIQAIGNKSFNGLSNLKHLILSQNELRTLDSNTFTSLNQLAYLQLDRNGIATISDNAFEEMGPSLKVLNLAFNNLTSLQPRVLQSLVSLSHFQASYNPWHCGCNLLELRSFLLASSSKFSLHCHSPPQLKNRLLRNVKLTEFRNCMGNTTNTSPRLFHMFPTRAEVMHGHMKSVTYKPLLSSSITHKMLPAQSTSTESINIVRSHSGQNTSGLLYEKIAFNFPPVNLTTNAVSQTPLDIITVSLKPVVICQSTAEDLHQSFYTLLSFFMLSCIVICFLVYKIIYLKKKLRIPEHQGDSVLEYYSCYQTGRYQTTDPVHILPPLPSPDIDLIRPLKRTPSDSQTQVILFEHSAL, from the coding sequence ATGAGCAGCAAACAAAGGGACGTGCATAGATGTGAGAGCTTTCTCATTCCACTCCGCTTGTGTCTGTGTGGCTACGTCTTTATGTTGCTTCTTCAAGAAAGGGTCCTTTGCTGCCCAGCTACTTGCCACATCTGTTTAGAAAAACAGGTCAATTGCAAAAGTGTGGGTCTAACCACTATACCAAGGAACTTTCCTAATACAACCACTCTCATATATCTGAGTGGCAATAATATAACCAATATAAGCCCGAATGAGCTGTCAGACCTTAAGGATCTTGCTTTACTTTATTTGGACAATTCAAATATTTCCTACATACATCCCAAAGCATTTTCCTCCTTGAAGAAACTGTACTTACTGCACCTAAACCATAATGACATCCAGCGCTTAGACATATCGGTATTTGATGGACTTGTCAACCTTCATTATTTGTACCTTCAACAAAATCAGATTCATCTCCTTCCCCAAGGGTTGTTTGGCCACCTGAAATCTGTCCGACGTTTAGACCTTCAAAAGAATAAAATTGATGTTCTCAGCAGCGATACATTTTTTGGCATGTTTAACCTTCATACTCTAAATTTAGCCAACAACAATATATCACAGATATATGACTCTGCATGGCGTCATCTAGAAAACCTTGAAAACCTAAACCTCGAAGGTAACCGTTTAATGCAAGTCCCGTCCAATGCTCTGGGATTACTAAAAGGTCTCAAAAGACTTTTCTTGTCAAATAACCAGATTGGATCAATACAGAATTTTGCTTTCCCAGGACTTAACTCATTGCAGTATCTGTATTTAGAAAATGCAAATATTCAGGCAATCGGTAACAAGTCTTTTAATGGGCTGAGCAATCTCAAACATTTGATCCTGAGTCAGAATGAGCTACGTACCCTTGATTCGAATACTTTTACCTCCCTGAATCAGTTAGCATATCTGCAGTTGGACAGAAATGGTATAGCGACCATATCGGACAACGCCTTTGAAGAAATGGGACCATCACTTAAAGTTCTCAACCTTGCATTTAATAACCTGACGTCTCTGCAGCCTCGAGTACTTCAATCCCTTGTCTCCTTAAGTCATTTCCAGGCTAGTTATAATCCCTGGCATTGTGGGTGCAATTTGTTGGAACTTAGAAGCTTCCTCCTCGCTTCATCTTCTAAATTCAGTTTGCATTGTCATAGTCCACCACAGCTCAAGAACAGGCTTCTGCGTAATGTGAAATTGACTGAATTTAGGAATTGTATGGGTAATACAACAAATACGTCACCCAGGTTGTTTCACATGTTTCCAACAAGGGCTGAAGTAATGCATGGGCACATGAAAAGTGTCACATACAAACCTCTTTTGAGCTCTTCGATTACCCATAAAATGCTACCTGCTCAGTCAACATCTACGGAGTCCATTAACATTGTAAGGAGTCATTCAGGACAGAATACTAGTGGGTTGTTGTATGAGAAGATAGCATTCAATTTTCCACCTGTGAATTTAACCACCAATGCTGTGAGCCAGACACCCCTAGACATTATTACAGTTTCTCTTAAACCAGTTGTCATATGTCAGTCGACGGCAGAAGACCTACACCAGTCTTTCTACACTTTGCTCTCATTTTTTATGCTGTCTTGTATTGTAATTTGTTTTTTAGTATATAAAATTATTTATCTGAAAAAGAAACTTAGGATTCCAGAACACCAAGGTGATAGTGTGCTTGAGTATTACAGCTGCTATCAGACTGGCAGGTACCAGACAACAGATCCCGTACACATCCTACCACCCTTGCCAAGTCCTGATATTGACTTAATAAGACCTTTAAAACGCACTCCGTCAGATTCTCAGACACAGGTGATCCTGTTTGAGCATTCTGCTCTCTGA